One genomic window of Hydra vulgaris chromosome 03, alternate assembly HydraT2T_AEP includes the following:
- the LOC105845947 gene encoding uncharacterized protein LOC105845947 produces MKGDELSLSGVLETNILPILVTTSQTCLLSENIVFEAGFEFTVLQRKNVMLIFGTDWHGKTFRLNTEMLTDLHVDIVDEFYPTSLKEIQEIIPKISYILCKTTKSIEFFRISKHETFSDLEKIVLITCGGQTIYQSLDSLLNKDHFVFVHCKKNMRFIELLSNNIENGTVIRFKNCFDYQIPTGTVVISGVYAHDSILIVSKLFRNHNKLLYQTFLLDSGIKVFLSEKPLPLEIVEFGNYDSATYISRIKAVMLSVFHDIYSPIFYGQIIVDISFRNEVKKAKDTEKGAKNNNKEDTEKRAKNNSNLNGLEEKVENKVKNVSRPTSLFSPLIANHCLTNCLPNNSFYKIEEISPFKNIFELSDGKNNAKSYKYKLREQPIQQKNSNDDSGIDSPDANEIFEQVLADFTCNDKNFEGQCHKSNAYENDLAKSKGDEIKEYLQVKHSKSDTNLRDTSSDENVNTSKLLEANYPTYNAYCSVDYSSVKPRRFSSVSQKKEIESLEEIKACSIKDIEKRLHELQLSKFVKKFRQEMINGRLLINLSENALLEIGLSHFEARKLHKYIHGWRANMLNCCENFEDEPVKNWSVNDVKKVMKKIKLNRLGVFAVENQVDGDLLEDLIRNNYIITLKKDFGIRLTTVETERLRGYVYKQLSYKE; encoded by the coding sequence ATGAAAGGAGATGAACTTTCGCTTTCAGGCGTTCtggaaacaaatattttaccaattttaGTAACAACAAGTCAAACATGTTTATTAAGTGAAAATATTGTGTTTGAAGCTGGGTTTGAATTTACAGTTTTGCAACGAAAAAACGTAATGCTCATATTTGGAACGGACTGGCACGGAAAAACATTTCGATTAAACACAGAAATGTTAACCGATCTTCACGTTGACATTGTCGATGAATTTTATCCAACTAGTTTAAAAGAAATCCAAGAAATCATTCCAAAAATAAGTTACATTCTGTGTAAAACAACTAAAAGCAtagaattttttagaataagtaaACATGAAACATTTTCAGATCtcgaaaaaatagttttgataacTTGCGGAGGTCAAACTATTTATCAATCTCTTGATTCATTGCTAAATAAAGACCACTTTGTATTtgttcattgtaaaaaaaacatgagATTTATAGAGCTTTTATCAAACAATATTGAAAATGGAACAGTaataaggtttaaaaattgttttgattatcAAATTCCTACTGGGACCGTTGTTATAAGTGGTGTCTACGCGCACGACTCTATCTTAATAGTAAGCAAGCTTTTCAGAAATCATAATAAACTTCTTTATCAAACTTTTCTACTTGATTCAGGTATCAAGGTTTTTCTTTCCGAGAAACCATTACCATTGGAAATTGTTGAGTTTGGAAATTATGATTCAGCTACATATATTTCCAGAATAAAGGCAGTTATGCTTTCTGTTTTTCATGACATTTATTCTCCTATATTTTATGGACAAATTATTGTGGACATTTCATTTAGAAATGAGGTTAAAAAAGCCAAAGATACCGAGAAAGGAGCAAAGAATAATAATAAGGAAGATACTGAGAAAAGGGCAAAAAACAATAGTAATTTAAACGGTTTAGAAGAGAAAGTggaaaacaaagtaaaaaatgttagtCGTCCAACATCTCTCTTTTCGCCTTTAATAGCAAACCATTGCTTAACTAATTGTTTACCCAATAACTCATTCTATAAAATCGAAGAAATTTcaccatttaaaaatatttttgaactgtCAGATGgcaaaaataatgcaaaaagcTATAAATACAAACTGAGAGAACAAccaatacaacaaaaaaactctaATGATGATTCTGGCATTGATTCACCTGATgcaaatgaaatttttgaacAAGTGCTGGCTGACTTCACATGCAACGATAAAAATTTCGAGGGACAGTGTCATAAATCAAATGCATATGAAAATGATCTAGCAAAATCTAAAGGTgatgaaataaaagaatatttgcaaGTAAAGCATTCAAAAAGTGATACAAATTTAAGAGATACGAGTTCAGATGAAAATGTAAACACTTCAAAACTACTTGAAGCAAATTATCCAACCTACAATGCGTATTGTAGTGTAGATTATTCTTCCGTTAAACCAAGACGATTTTCAAGTGTTAGTCAAAAAAAAGAGATAGAAAGTTTAGAGGAAATAAAGGCATGCTCGATTaaagatatagaaaaaaggTTACATGAATTACAACTcagtaaatttgttaaaaagtttaggcAGGAGATGATCAATGGTAGACTGCTAATCAATTTATCTGAAAATGCGCTTTTAGAAATCGGTTTATCACACTTTGAAGCACGAAAGTTACACAAATACATACACGGGTGGAGAGCAAACATGTTAAACTGCtgtgaaaactttgaagatgaGCCTGTAAAAAATTGGTCAGTAAACGAcgttaaaaaagttatgaaaaaaataaagttaaatcgCCTGGGAGTTTTTGCTGTTGAAAATCAAGTTGACGGAGATTTGCTTGAAGATCTTATTAGAAATAACTATatcataacattaaaaaaagacttcGGTATAAGATTAACAACTGTAGAAACTGAACGATTGCGTGGTTATGTATACAAGCAATTAAGTTATAAAGAATAA